In Alicyclobacillus macrosporangiidus CPP55, a single window of DNA contains:
- a CDS encoding sugar ABC transporter ATP-binding protein, producing MRPLVKMSGITVQFGGVSILRHANLEVQAGEIHALLGENGAGKSSLMKVLAGDYSKTAGTIEIDGERVEYTTPHGAIAHGISMIHQELQLAPHLTVAENVFLGREVPTGRLGWLPNKREMRQRTAGFLKDLAPDIGPDERVGQLGIAKQQMVAIVKALSAGARVLIMDESTTALTDAEVKRLFQALNDLKTRGVAVIFITHRLEEVLEIADRATVMRDGETVATVPVKEVDMARLIQLMVGRQVHDVFPKAKTTRGAEGLRVEHLTRHGVLDDISFTAYRGEVLGLAGLMGAGRTELMRAIFGADPMDGGQVYVNGTPVSIRHCGDAISAGIAYLTEDRKGNGLAVGLDVTTNLTLPILARISRFGLPNLRKAEQITQQYVDELSIKVHRLTDRVNILSGGNQQKIMLAKWLATGAEVYLLDEPTRGIDVQTKVEVYELINQLTAAGKTVIMTSSYLPELLAMSDRFIVLCEGRVTAELAREEATPEKLIYHASQYRATQTTGR from the coding sequence ATGAGACCTCTGGTGAAGATGTCCGGGATCACGGTCCAGTTCGGTGGTGTGTCTATCCTGCGTCATGCGAACCTGGAAGTGCAGGCGGGCGAAATCCACGCCCTGCTGGGAGAGAACGGGGCCGGCAAATCGTCCTTGATGAAGGTGCTCGCCGGGGATTATTCAAAGACCGCGGGGACGATTGAGATCGATGGCGAACGGGTTGAATACACCACGCCGCACGGCGCCATCGCGCACGGGATCAGCATGATCCATCAGGAGCTTCAATTGGCGCCTCATCTGACGGTGGCTGAAAACGTATTCCTGGGCAGGGAAGTTCCGACCGGCCGTCTGGGTTGGCTGCCCAACAAACGGGAGATGCGACAGCGGACGGCGGGGTTTCTGAAGGATTTGGCGCCGGACATCGGACCCGATGAACGCGTCGGTCAGCTCGGGATCGCCAAGCAACAAATGGTCGCCATCGTGAAAGCGTTATCGGCGGGCGCCCGGGTCCTGATCATGGACGAGTCGACGACTGCTCTGACCGATGCGGAGGTCAAACGGCTCTTTCAGGCGCTGAACGACCTCAAGACACGTGGTGTCGCAGTGATCTTCATCACCCATCGCTTGGAAGAGGTCTTGGAGATCGCCGATCGGGCGACGGTCATGCGCGATGGCGAAACCGTAGCGACCGTGCCGGTGAAAGAGGTCGATATGGCTCGGTTGATTCAACTGATGGTGGGCCGGCAAGTGCATGACGTCTTTCCCAAGGCCAAGACCACCCGGGGGGCGGAAGGGTTGCGGGTGGAGCATCTGACGCGCCATGGCGTGTTGGACGACATCAGCTTCACTGCGTACCGTGGCGAAGTGCTCGGCCTAGCCGGGTTGATGGGGGCTGGGAGAACCGAATTGATGCGCGCCATCTTCGGTGCAGACCCGATGGATGGCGGGCAGGTGTACGTGAACGGGACTCCGGTGTCGATTCGCCATTGCGGCGACGCCATCTCGGCAGGCATCGCTTATCTGACTGAGGATCGGAAAGGCAACGGTCTCGCCGTCGGGCTGGATGTTACCACCAATCTCACACTCCCCATCTTGGCCCGGATCTCTCGGTTCGGTTTGCCGAACCTGAGAAAGGCCGAGCAGATCACCCAACAGTACGTGGACGAACTGTCCATCAAGGTCCACCGATTGACCGACCGCGTCAACATCCTGAGCGGAGGGAATCAACAGAAAATCATGCTCGCCAAGTGGCTTGCCACGGGCGCCGAGGTGTATCTGCTCGACGAGCCCACCCGAGGCATCGACGTGCAGACCAAGGTGGAAGTGTATGAGCTCATCAATCAACTGACGGCGGCCGGAAAGACCGTCATCATGACGTCCTCTTATCTACCGGAACTCCTGGCCATGAGCGACCGTTTCATCGTCCTGTGCGAAGGGCGAGTCACCGCCGAGCTGGCTCGCGAGGAAGCCACGCCCGAGAAACTCATCTACCACGCCTCTCAATATAGAGCCACTCAGACGACAGGGAGATGA
- a CDS encoding ABC transporter permease produces the protein MEPQAVTQPVPVKPYSRTFRRAAERLAPFLFLIVIGIVLSILSPYFLTVRNLLTVLLQMSIIGIIAVGETLVMLTAGIDLSVGSVVGLAGVLSTLLMVQLHWPIWLSVIAGILAGAVVGCLNGVLITTTKLPPFIATLGMMSVARGFALILTGGVAIFNVPEGFNWLGGGHVLGIPVPVYFLAAVTLIGTFVLNRTLLGQYAFAIGSNPETARLSGIRIAKYLVCIYTIQGLLAGLGGVIQASRIVTGQPTAGLGYELDVIAACVIGGTSLFGGEGTVLGAIIGAALMELIRNGADLLNISAFWQDVIIGIIIWVAVAWDGYRRRVLNR, from the coding sequence GTGGAACCGCAAGCGGTCACACAACCCGTCCCGGTGAAACCGTATTCACGCACCTTCCGGAGAGCAGCCGAACGGCTGGCGCCGTTCCTGTTTCTCATCGTGATCGGCATCGTACTGTCGATTCTGTCCCCATACTTCCTGACGGTGCGGAACCTGCTGACCGTCCTGTTGCAGATGAGCATCATCGGCATCATCGCCGTGGGCGAGACGCTTGTGATGCTCACCGCCGGAATCGATCTGTCCGTCGGTTCCGTCGTGGGGCTGGCCGGGGTGTTGAGTACCCTGCTGATGGTACAACTGCACTGGCCTATCTGGTTGTCCGTGATCGCCGGGATCCTGGCCGGGGCCGTCGTCGGATGCCTCAATGGTGTTCTCATCACCACCACCAAATTGCCACCGTTCATCGCGACGCTCGGCATGATGAGTGTCGCCCGCGGGTTCGCTTTGATTTTGACCGGCGGCGTCGCCATCTTCAACGTGCCGGAAGGATTCAATTGGCTGGGGGGCGGTCACGTGCTCGGCATCCCCGTGCCCGTCTACTTCTTGGCGGCGGTCACCCTGATTGGCACGTTTGTCTTGAACCGTACGCTCCTCGGTCAGTATGCGTTCGCCATTGGCAGCAACCCGGAAACGGCAAGACTGTCGGGCATCCGGATTGCCAAATACCTCGTGTGCATTTACACCATACAAGGGTTGCTTGCGGGCCTCGGGGGGGTGATTCAAGCATCCCGCATCGTCACCGGACAGCCGACAGCGGGGCTTGGCTATGAGCTCGACGTGATCGCGGCGTGCGTGATCGGAGGGACCAGCCTGTTTGGCGGGGAGGGCACCGTGCTGGGAGCCATCATCGGCGCAGCCCTCATGGAGCTGATCCGCAACGGGGCCGACCTGCTGAACATCTCCGCTTTCTGGCAGGACGTCATCATCGGCATCATCATCTGGGTGGCGGTGGCCTGGGATGGCTATCGGCGCCGTGTACTCAACCGATAG
- a CDS encoding ABC transporter substrate-binding protein, with amino-acid sequence MKRMGIAMAAFAVIGVMTGCGTTAGSPSNSTSATTNSGTNATAASSGKTYRIAVIPKAVGFDYWETVHAGAEAAAKDLGNVNIVWKGTSAETDINGQISMIEDFINQHVDALVVAATDAKALVPVLQQAQKSGIKVITIDSGTDPQVSDSFVATDNVHAAAEAADEMNKLLGGKGDVALIPFVPGAATSNQREQGFKDELSKYPGLHLVATQYSQSDYNKALSVTEDILTSHPNLAGIFAANEPGALGAAQAVKERGLAGKVLIIGFDAAPKEIQALQDGTIQALIVQNPYKIGYDGVKEAVADLEGKTVDQRVDTGATVVTKDNMNDPEIQKLLYPLGKK; translated from the coding sequence ATGAAGAGAATGGGCATTGCGATGGCAGCTTTCGCAGTGATCGGGGTCATGACGGGGTGCGGGACGACCGCGGGATCGCCGTCCAACTCGACGTCTGCCACCACCAACTCCGGCACCAACGCCACGGCGGCATCGAGTGGCAAGACGTATCGGATCGCCGTCATTCCCAAGGCCGTTGGGTTCGACTATTGGGAGACGGTCCACGCGGGTGCTGAGGCGGCCGCGAAGGACCTGGGCAACGTCAACATCGTGTGGAAGGGTACCTCAGCGGAGACGGACATCAATGGCCAGATCAGCATGATCGAGGACTTCATCAACCAGCACGTCGATGCGCTGGTGGTGGCCGCCACCGACGCCAAGGCGCTCGTGCCTGTGCTGCAACAGGCCCAGAAGAGTGGCATCAAGGTGATCACGATTGACTCTGGGACGGATCCCCAGGTATCGGATTCGTTCGTCGCGACCGACAACGTGCACGCGGCTGCAGAGGCGGCCGACGAGATGAACAAGCTGCTCGGCGGCAAGGGGGATGTGGCGTTGATCCCGTTCGTCCCCGGTGCGGCGACGTCCAACCAGCGTGAGCAGGGGTTCAAGGATGAACTCAGCAAGTACCCCGGCCTCCATTTGGTGGCCACCCAGTATTCCCAGAGCGATTACAACAAAGCGTTGTCGGTGACCGAAGACATTCTGACCAGCCACCCCAATCTCGCGGGCATCTTCGCCGCCAACGAACCGGGCGCGCTGGGGGCGGCACAGGCCGTGAAAGAGCGGGGACTTGCGGGGAAGGTCCTGATCATCGGATTCGATGCGGCACCGAAGGAAATCCAAGCCCTGCAGGATGGAACCATCCAGGCCCTGATTGTGCAGAATCCTTACAAGATTGGGTATGACGGCGTGAAGGAGGCCGTGGCGGACCTGGAAGGGAAGACGGTCGATCAGCGCGTCGACACCGGTGCCACCGTGGTGACCAAAGACAACATGAACGACCCGGAGATTCAAAAGTTGCTCTATCCGCTCGGAAAGAAATAA
- a CDS encoding SDR family NAD(P)-dependent oxidoreductase, whose amino-acid sequence MDRLKDQVAIVTGGGSGIGRATARMFAGEGALVAVVDIDVSAARETADRILELGGQAIPIQADVAQEADVERAIHTTVKQFGRLDILFNNAGVILPKAMEDVQVEEWDRLMNINARGVFLFMKHALPHLRKTRGKIINMGSMTGLAGQKRNVVYSATKGAVIAMTRSAAVDLAPEGIRVNAICPAGVLTPLLERWFAQHPNPTHVRESQDKSHLLGRTALPEEIASVAVFLASDESSFITGQAIQVEGGATIGYGVGPKAELVADEMEDHVLVKITRFGEAGGAV is encoded by the coding sequence TTGGACAGATTGAAGGATCAGGTTGCCATCGTCACGGGTGGCGGAAGTGGAATTGGGAGGGCCACGGCCAGAATGTTCGCCGGCGAGGGCGCTTTGGTGGCGGTGGTCGACATCGATGTATCGGCCGCACGGGAGACGGCGGATCGAATCCTCGAACTGGGGGGCCAGGCGATCCCGATCCAAGCGGACGTGGCTCAGGAGGCGGACGTCGAGCGGGCCATCCATACCACGGTGAAGCAGTTCGGCCGGTTGGATATTTTGTTCAACAATGCGGGCGTGATTCTTCCAAAGGCGATGGAAGATGTTCAGGTGGAAGAGTGGGACCGCCTGATGAACATCAACGCGCGGGGCGTGTTTCTCTTTATGAAACATGCCCTGCCGCACCTTCGGAAGACGCGCGGCAAAATCATCAACATGGGCTCCATGACCGGGCTCGCCGGCCAGAAGCGCAACGTCGTCTACAGTGCCACCAAAGGCGCCGTCATTGCGATGACGCGATCCGCCGCGGTGGACCTCGCGCCCGAGGGGATACGCGTCAACGCCATCTGCCCCGCTGGCGTCTTGACCCCTCTGTTGGAGCGCTGGTTCGCACAACACCCCAATCCGACGCATGTGCGGGAGAGCCAAGATAAGTCTCATCTCCTGGGCCGGACGGCCCTGCCGGAGGAGATCGCAAGCGTGGCGGTCTTCTTGGCCAGCGATGAGTCGTCGTTCATCACGGGCCAAGCCATCCAGGTGGAGGGCGGGGCGACCATCGGTTACGGTGTGGGTCCCAAGGCGGAGTTGGTTGCAGACGAGATGGAAGACCACGTCCTCGTTAAAATTACACGCTTCGGTGAGGCAGGTGGTGCGGTGTGA
- a CDS encoding amidohydrolase family protein, whose translation MKVDAHQHYWKVERGDYGWLTSDASILYRDYLPEHLRPHLRARGVERTVVVQAAPTVEETEFLLNLAQHEPTVAGVVGWLDLDSPEFAQQLSRFASHPKWVGLRPMLQDLPEDDWILRDQVMENIGHLCEAGVPLDILVFPRHLPYVIQALRRWPNLRAVVDHLAKPPIRTGEMEPWRSWMDEVARFPNVMCKLSGMVTEADWKSWTTDDLRPYVEHVVNAFGPDRVMFGSDWPVCLQAVSYEQVHDALLDLLAPLLSSAELEQVFGGNAVRFYGLE comes from the coding sequence GTGAAGGTGGACGCGCATCAACATTACTGGAAGGTGGAGCGTGGGGATTACGGTTGGCTGACGTCCGACGCCAGCATCCTGTACCGCGATTACCTGCCAGAGCACCTCCGTCCTCACTTGCGCGCTCGAGGGGTGGAGCGAACGGTGGTGGTCCAGGCGGCGCCCACGGTGGAGGAGACCGAGTTCTTGCTGAATTTGGCGCAACACGAACCGACCGTCGCTGGCGTCGTGGGATGGTTGGACCTCGACAGTCCGGAATTCGCGCAACAGCTGTCTCGATTTGCGAGCCATCCGAAATGGGTCGGGCTGCGGCCCATGTTGCAGGACTTGCCTGAGGATGACTGGATCCTCCGTGACCAGGTGATGGAAAACATCGGCCACTTGTGCGAGGCGGGCGTTCCGTTGGACATTCTGGTGTTCCCCAGGCATCTGCCGTATGTGATCCAGGCGCTCAGGAGGTGGCCGAACCTGCGCGCCGTGGTGGACCACCTCGCGAAGCCGCCCATCCGCACCGGCGAGATGGAACCCTGGCGGTCTTGGATGGACGAGGTGGCCCGGTTTCCCAATGTGATGTGCAAGTTGTCTGGCATGGTCACCGAGGCGGACTGGAAATCCTGGACGACCGACGACCTTCGGCCTTATGTCGAACACGTGGTGAACGCGTTCGGGCCGGACCGCGTGATGTTCGGCAGCGACTGGCCGGTTTGCCTGCAGGCGGTCAGTTATGAACAGGTGCACGACGCCCTGCTCGACTTGCTGGCACCGTTGCTAAGTTCGGCGGAGCTCGAGCAGGTGTTCGGCGGGAATGCGGTTCGGTTTTACGGCCTGGAGTGA
- the rbsD gene encoding D-ribose pyranase, which translates to MKKSGILNPALMHLLTSMGHTDYITVCDQGFPVPKEQTRVDLALVSGIPTVLDVLRAIAGEFIIDRVVITQEMREVSPGRVRELEALLPGILLETVSHLELKSLAKSGKGVVRTADACPYANILVVSG; encoded by the coding sequence ATGAAAAAGAGTGGCATTCTGAATCCGGCGCTCATGCACCTGTTGACCAGTATGGGGCACACGGACTACATCACCGTGTGTGATCAAGGATTTCCCGTCCCAAAGGAACAGACGCGCGTGGATCTGGCGTTGGTGAGCGGGATTCCGACGGTGCTCGACGTGCTTCGCGCCATCGCGGGTGAGTTCATCATCGATCGCGTGGTGATCACCCAGGAGATGCGCGAGGTCAGCCCGGGCCGCGTACGCGAGCTCGAGGCCTTGCTGCCGGGGATCCTGTTGGAGACCGTGTCCCATCTGGAGTTGAAGTCGTTGGCCAAGTCGGGGAAGGGTGTGGTGCGGACCGCCGACGCATGTCCATACGCCAACATCCTGGTGGTGTCCGGGTGA
- a CDS encoding zinc-dependent alcohol dehydrogenase family protein, producing the protein MKALVYRGPGRKEWTDRPMPTIQSPTDAIVRVTKTTICGTDLHILKGDVPAVVDGRILGHEGVGIVEEVGSGVRNFKAGDRVLISCVTSCGKCEYCKKGMYSHCEDGGWILGHLIDGTQAEYVRIPHADTSLYPIPGGVDEEALVMLSDILPTGFEVGVLKGKVQPGDTVAIVGAGPVGLAALLTAQFYSPAEIIMVDLDDNRLEVARTFGATKTVNSSRGNPVEAVMELTGGKGVDVAIEAVGIPATFDICQGIVGAGGHIANVGVHGKSVELHLEKLWIHNITLTTGLVDTNSTPMLLKTVVAGKLDPKQLITHRFPLSDIEKAYDVFGNAAKEKALKVILYQ; encoded by the coding sequence GTGAAAGCGCTTGTGTATCGTGGTCCTGGACGCAAGGAATGGACGGACAGGCCCATGCCCACCATTCAATCGCCCACAGATGCGATCGTCAGAGTTACGAAAACCACCATTTGCGGCACGGATTTGCACATCTTAAAAGGGGATGTGCCAGCGGTCGTCGATGGGCGAATCCTTGGCCATGAAGGTGTCGGCATTGTGGAAGAAGTGGGGAGTGGGGTCCGCAACTTCAAGGCTGGAGACAGGGTTCTGATTTCGTGCGTTACATCCTGCGGGAAATGTGAATACTGCAAGAAGGGTATGTACTCACACTGCGAAGACGGCGGTTGGATTCTCGGGCATCTCATTGATGGGACGCAAGCCGAGTACGTGCGCATTCCACATGCGGACACCAGTCTGTATCCAATCCCGGGAGGCGTCGATGAAGAAGCTCTCGTGATGCTGAGTGACATCCTTCCGACCGGTTTTGAGGTCGGTGTCCTGAAGGGGAAGGTCCAGCCAGGAGACACAGTGGCCATTGTCGGCGCTGGTCCCGTGGGGTTGGCGGCGCTGCTGACAGCTCAGTTTTATTCCCCCGCTGAAATCATCATGGTCGACTTGGATGACAATCGGCTGGAAGTGGCGCGTACGTTTGGAGCCACGAAGACCGTGAACAGTTCCCGCGGCAATCCCGTGGAAGCGGTGATGGAACTGACGGGTGGCAAAGGCGTGGATGTCGCGATTGAAGCGGTCGGAATTCCGGCCACGTTCGATATCTGCCAGGGTATCGTGGGAGCGGGCGGCCACATCGCCAACGTGGGGGTGCACGGCAAGAGCGTGGAACTTCATCTGGAGAAACTGTGGATTCACAACATCACCTTGACCACGGGGTTGGTGGACACCAACTCGACGCCAATGCTGCTCAAAACCGTGGTCGCCGGTAAACTGGACCCCAAACAGCTCATCACCCACCGCTTTCCGCTGTCTGACATTGAGAAGGCGTATGACGTTTTCGGAAACGCCGCGAAAGAAAAAGCGCTGAAGGTCATCCTGTATCAGTGA
- a CDS encoding R2-like ligand-binding oxidase, translating to MAREFASTSARGIDTGSLPYRLFQKAKRLGVWDPRGIDFSQDVEDWRSLTAEQREETLRSVAQFQAGEEAVTLDLLPLILTIAREGRLEEEMFLTTFLFEEAKHTELFRLFLDAVGEKGDLTVFHTPNYRRIFYEILPEAMQRLIHDPSPAAQARASAVYNMYVEGVLAETGYFSFRNGLGRIGKMPGLLQGIQYIARDESRHIGYGTYLLHRLIRQDPALFNLVRATMDELSQYPLNEGLPPRDVNAFGVPIPLIQDYAASRVQNRLEVLARALTRSPEEAVAVTEADLGIEEG from the coding sequence ATGGCACGCGAGTTCGCCAGCACCAGCGCACGCGGGATCGACACCGGGAGCTTGCCGTATCGGTTGTTCCAGAAGGCGAAGCGGCTGGGGGTGTGGGATCCCCGCGGGATCGACTTCTCCCAAGACGTGGAGGATTGGCGGTCCCTCACCGCTGAGCAGCGGGAGGAGACCCTGCGCAGCGTCGCGCAGTTCCAGGCCGGCGAGGAGGCGGTCACGCTCGATCTCCTCCCGCTCATCCTGACCATCGCCCGGGAAGGCCGACTGGAGGAGGAGATGTTCCTCACCACCTTCCTCTTCGAAGAAGCCAAGCACACCGAGCTCTTCCGCCTGTTTCTCGACGCCGTCGGCGAAAAGGGCGATCTCACCGTCTTCCACACGCCCAACTACCGCCGCATCTTCTATGAGATTCTACCGGAGGCGATGCAGCGGCTGATTCACGATCCCTCCCCGGCCGCCCAAGCCCGCGCCTCCGCCGTGTACAACATGTACGTCGAGGGCGTGCTCGCCGAGACCGGGTATTTCTCCTTTCGGAACGGCCTCGGCCGCATCGGCAAGATGCCCGGGCTCCTGCAGGGCATCCAGTACATCGCCCGCGACGAGTCGCGCCACATCGGTTACGGGACCTATCTCCTGCATCGGCTCATCCGCCAGGATCCGGCGCTGTTCAATCTCGTCCGCGCCACCATGGACGAACTCAGCCAGTACCCCCTCAACGAGGGCCTGCCGCCGCGCGACGTGAACGCGTTCGGCGTGCCGATCCCGCTGATCCAGGACTACGCTGCCTCCCGCGTCCAGAACCGGCTCGAGGTGTTGGCGCGGGCGCTGACGCGATCGCCGGAAGAAGCGGTGGCGGTGACCGAGGCGGATTTGGGGATTGAGGAGGGGTGA
- a CDS encoding PilZ domain-containing protein: MDRRQHIRVPVHIEGVFCVHPRADLTPAHDGIQTPQPDLTHRTAPTQQGPQASQSPSGSSWFPCVITDISPGGARMITEGAPRTRNTRMNAEVVPRTLPRQRITETPCPAGAETFTPPDTGTLLTVRFRLGTTHQLTAQVVWVQAVDARRILGVQWVQLNESDAERLMLEILRIAVNRRRMRR; this comes from the coding sequence ATGGATCGGCGACAGCACATTCGCGTCCCGGTGCATATCGAGGGCGTGTTCTGCGTCCATCCCCGTGCCGACCTCACGCCCGCGCACGACGGCATCCAAACTCCGCAACCCGATCTGACACACCGGACGGCCCCGACCCAGCAAGGCCCCCAGGCAAGCCAGTCCCCGTCCGGGTCCTCCTGGTTCCCGTGCGTGATCACCGACATCTCCCCAGGCGGTGCCCGCATGATCACCGAAGGCGCGCCCCGGACCCGTAACACCCGGATGAACGCCGAAGTGGTGCCCCGGACCCTTCCCCGTCAGAGGATCACCGAAACACCCTGCCCGGCCGGCGCTGAGACATTCACCCCGCCTGACACCGGCACCCTCCTCACCGTCCGCTTCCGGTTAGGCACGACCCACCAGCTCACCGCCCAGGTGGTGTGGGTTCAAGCCGTCGATGCCCGCCGCATCCTGGGCGTACAGTGGGTGCAGCTCAACGAGTCGGACGCGGAGCGATTGATGCTGGAGATCCTGCGGATCGCCGTGAATCGCCGCCGGATGCGGCGCTGA
- a CDS encoding RNA polymerase sigma factor — protein MRELELIERCKQGDSDAFDALIRPHLPMAYRTAVLIIHDRHAAQDAVQDALVEVFQNIRRFEPRKSASFATWFYRIVVHRALNAARRRRNFFEFKDTMSSEPTPSEIVMTREDKERVWAAIQAMKPEYRAVIVLHYFHDFSIEEISGILRVRQGTVKSRLHKARKLIASRLREMDREAELKGAVCFDERP, from the coding sequence GTGCGTGAACTCGAACTCATTGAACGATGCAAGCAAGGGGATTCTGACGCTTTTGATGCGTTGATCCGGCCGCATTTACCCATGGCCTATCGAACGGCTGTGCTGATCATTCATGACCGTCATGCAGCCCAGGACGCGGTGCAGGACGCACTCGTGGAGGTGTTTCAGAATATCCGGCGCTTTGAGCCGCGGAAATCCGCTTCATTCGCTACCTGGTTCTACAGGATTGTCGTTCACAGAGCATTGAACGCTGCTCGGAGGCGAAGGAACTTCTTTGAGTTTAAGGACACGATGAGTTCGGAGCCGACACCGTCCGAGATTGTGATGACAAGGGAGGACAAGGAGCGGGTTTGGGCGGCCATCCAAGCTATGAAACCGGAATATCGTGCGGTGATTGTACTCCATTATTTTCATGATTTCAGCATTGAGGAAATATCCGGCATCCTCCGTGTGCGTCAGGGCACGGTAAAGTCTCGTTTACACAAGGCACGCAAACTGATCGCGAGTCGTTTGAGGGAGATGGATCGTGAAGCTGAACTGAAGGGAGCTGTTTGTTTTGATGAACGACCTTGA